A region of Haliotis asinina isolate JCU_RB_2024 chromosome 7, JCU_Hal_asi_v2, whole genome shotgun sequence DNA encodes the following proteins:
- the LOC137291124 gene encoding LOW QUALITY PROTEIN: keratin-associated protein 12-2-like (The sequence of the model RefSeq protein was modified relative to this genomic sequence to represent the inferred CDS: deleted 1 base in 1 codon) yields MSWQPIACSYLLWQPTACSYLSWQPTACSYFVMQPTACSHLSWQPTPTACSYMSWQPTACSYLSWHPTVCSYLSWQPTVCSYLSWQPTPTACSYLSWQPTACSYLSWQPIACSYFVMAAYSM; encoded by the exons ATGTCATGGCAGCCTATAGCATGTAGTTACTTGTTGTGGCAGCCTACAGCATGTAGTTACTTGTCATGGCAGCCTACAGCATGTAGTTACTTTGTCATG CAGCCTACAGCATGTAGTCACTTGTCATGGCAGCCTACA CCTACAGCATGTAGTTACATGTCATGGCAGCCTACAGCATGTAGTTACTTGTCATGGCACCCTACAGTATGTAGTTACTTGTCGTGGCAGCCTACAGTATGTAGTTACTTGTCGTGGCAGCCTACA CCTACAGCATGTAGTTACTTGTCATGGCAGCCTACAGCATGTAGTTACTTGTCGTGGCAGCCTATAGCATGTAGTTACTTTGTCATGGCAGCCTACAGCATGTAG